One Vigna unguiculata cultivar IT97K-499-35 chromosome 7, ASM411807v1, whole genome shotgun sequence genomic region harbors:
- the LOC114190551 gene encoding alcohol dehydrogenase class-3 — translation MATQGQVITCKAAVAWEPNKPLSIEDVQVAPPQNGEVRIKILYTALCHTDAYTWSGKDPEGLFPCILGHEAAGIVESVGEGVTAVEVGDHVIPCYQAECGECKFCKSGKTNLCGKVRSATGVGVMLSDGKSRFSINGKPLYHFMGTSTFSQYTVVHDVSVAKIDPKAPLDKVCLLGCGVPTGLGAVWNTAKVEKGSIVAIFGLGTVGLAVAEGAKTVGASRIIGIDIDSNKFERAKNFGVTEFINPKEHEKPIQQVIVDLTDGGVDYSFECIGNVSVMRAALECCHKGWGTSVIVGVAASGQEICTRPFQLVTGRVWKGTAFGGFKSRSQVPWLVEKYMKKEIKVDEYVTHSLTLAEINKAFDLMHEGGCLRCVLAMHE, via the exons atGGCTACTCAAGGACAAGTCATTACCTGCAAAG CCGCGGTGGCCTGGGAACCCAACAAGCCATTGAGCATCGAGGACGTTCAGGTGGCTCCGCCGCAGAATGGAGAGGTCCGAATCAAAATTCTCTACACTGCTCTCTGTCACACCGATGCTTACACGTGGAGCGGCAAG GATCCAGAAGGCCTTTTTCCATGTATACTCGGTCATGAGGCTGCAGg GATTGTGGAAAGTGTTGGAGAAGGTGTTACTGCAGTTGAGGTTGGTGATCATGTGATCCCTTGTTACCAGGCTGAGTGTGGAGAGTGCAAGTTTTGTAAATCAGGGAAAACCAATCTGTGTGGCAAAGTTCGAAGTGCAACTGGAGTAGGTGTGATGTTGAGCGATGGCAAGAGTCGGTTCTCTATTAACGGAAAACCCCTTTATCATTTTATGGGAACCTCCACATTTAGTCAATACACTGTTGTTCATGATGTTAGTGTAGCCAAGATTGATCCCAAAGCTCCTTTGGACAAAGTTTGTCTTCTTGGATGTGGTGTTCCAACTG GTCTTGGAGCTGTCTGGAACACTGCAAAGGTGGAAAAGGGATCAATTGTTGCTATTTTTGGCCTTGGAACTGTTGGGCTTGCT GTTGCAGAAGGTGCAAAAACTGTTGGTGCATCAAGGATTATTGGCATAGATATTGATAGCAATAAGTTTGAAAGAG CAAAGAACTTTGGAGTCACCGAATTTATTAATCCAAAAGAACATGAGAAACCAATTCAGCAGGTGATAGTTGATCTCACAGATGGTGGAGTTGATTACAGTTTTGAGTGTATTGGAAATGTGTCTGTGATGAGAGCTGCTTTGGAATGCTGCCATAAG GGTTGGGGTACATCAGTTATTGTGGGGGTTGCAGCATCAGGTCAGGAAATATGTACTCGACCTTTCCAGCTGGTGACTGGGCGTGTATGGAAGGGAACAGCTTTTGGTGGCTTCAAGAGCCGATCACAAGTGCCTTGGCTTGTAGAAAAGTACATGAAGAAG GAAATCAAGGTTGATGAGTACGTCACCCACAGTTTGACTCTTGCGGAGATCAATAAGGCATTTGACCTCATGCATGAAGGAGGATGTCTCCGTTGTGTGCTTGCAATGCATGAGTGA
- the LOC114190222 gene encoding tetratricopeptide repeat protein 4 homolog, with protein MALWMEKGSEPLTESEKADLEAIAALKESAAFEFKEKGNQYVKMGKKHYSDAIDCYTRAIDQKALGDSETSILFSNRAHVNLLLGNLRRALVDSQEALKLCPSNIKAIYRAVKASLSLNMLAEAREYCLKGLQLDPNNEDLKKLDRQIGLKISEKEKHEAQVSKAVAEAKELVSAIEYRGLKIGKAMYRDLIGLRKPVLDKSNILHWPVVLLYAEVMSSDFIEDFCETDMFSAHLDLIFSEDQPLSWDVENNYKREFIELYYEAGSGHCLSKEKLLCCLLEGTAAAHSDSVGDEEKDAVEDYKQQTGSPKWIKVNERRTLNDVLKEPDFIIPGIPVFYVISKRSSFYSKFKAGKWAPPNV; from the exons ATGGCGCTGTGGATGGAAAAGGGTTCGGAGCCCTTAACGGAAAGCGAGAAGGCTGACCTTGAAGCCATTGCTGCACTCAAAGAGTCTGCTGCATTTGAATTCAAG GAAAAGGGTAACCAATATGTGAAGATGGGTAAGAAGCATTATTCTGATGCCATTGATTGTTACACAAGGGCAATTGATCAGAAAGCCTTGGGTGACTCTGAGACCTCTATTCTGTTTTCAAATAGAGCCCATGTGAATTTGCTACTAGGAAATCTTAGACGTGCTCTCGTAGATTCTCAAGAGGCCCTCAAGTTGTGCCCTTCAAATATAAAG GCAATTTATAGAGCTGTCAAAGCTTCCCTTTCGCTGAATATGTTGGCTGAAGCAAGAGAGTATTGTCTGAAGGGTCTTCAGTTGGACCCCAATAATGAGGATTTGAAGAAGCTTGACAGACAGATTGGTCTGAAGATATCAGAGAAGGAAAAGCATGAGGCTCAAGTCTCCAAGGCTGTTGCAGAGGCAAAA GAACTTGTGTCTGCTATAGAATATAGAGGCTTGAAGATTGGAAAGGCAATGTATCGAGACCTTATTGGATTGAGGAAACCTGTGTTGGATAAAAGTAATATCCTTCATTGGCCTGTTGTTCTTCTGTATGCAGAGGTTATGTCCAGTGACTTCATTGAGGATTTCTGCGAGACTGACATGTTTTCGGCTCACCTTGATTTG ATATTTTCAGAAGATCAGCCTTTGTCATGGGATGTTGAAAACAACTACAAACGTGAATTTATTGAATTATACTATGAG GCTGGTTCTGGACACTGTCTATCGAAGGAAAAACTTCTTTGTTGTCTATTAGAAGGAACTGCAGCTGCTCACAGTGATAGTGTTGGTGATGAAGAGAAAGATGCAGTTGAGGATTATAAGCAACAAACGG GTTCTCCAAAATGGATCAAAGTGAATGAAAGGAGGACACTCAATGATGTTCTGAAAGAGCCTGATTTCATCATTCCTGGGATCCCAG TCTTCTATGTTATTTCGAAGAGATCCAGCTTTTACAGCAAGTTCAAAGCTGGAAAGTGGGCTCCTCCAAATGTATGA
- the LOC114192677 gene encoding cleavage stimulating factor 64: MAGKQGGGEDLSVNLAGMSKNQLYDIVSQMKSLIEQNQQQARQILIQNPTLTKALFQAQIMLGMVQAPQVVPKVQPMVLQNNQQPAQPTQQPNTQPAPLLPGHGGAQDQTGVSQTQIPLRKHHNQSSVPVSSAVPAMSHQSQPISAHSLPMPQQPKGHLAPQVALASLPQSSQLPNIPPPSLHSLSQPLHPPQMPTASSQLQQPLQSPGFPHIPMQQPLAPQIRPPSAVPTFHPQYPPQMGANLGFQHAGASHNLSQSLFHPGSKPPASVGSAFPQGQTQLPSQKSSQPPYQVGNMPLGPDFGNQAGNAMQVDRGSSMIPGPSDNLAHLSGPPGPPYGVSGPMGAANQALRPPALTPEMEKALLQQVMSLTPEQINLLPPEQRNQVLQLQQMLRH; the protein is encoded by the exons ATGGCTGGAAAACAGGGTGGCGGCGAGGACTTGTCGGTTAACCTAGCTGGAATGTCGAAGAACCAGCTCTACGATATCGTGTCTCAGATGAAG AGTCTGATAGAACAGAACCAGCAACAGGCCAGGCAGATCCTAATTCAAAACCCTACGTTAACCAAAGCGCTTTTCCAG GCCCAAATTATGCTTGGAATGGTGCAGGCTCCTCAAGTG GTTCCAAAAGTCCAGCCAATGGTTTTGCAGAATAATCAGCAGCCAGCACAACCAACACAACAACCAAATACTCAGCCTGCTCCATTATTGCCTGGGCATGGTGGGGCACAGGACCAAACAGGTGTATCTCAAACACAGATTCCTCTGAGGAAACACCATAACCAATCTTCAGTGCCAGTTTCATCTGCTGTTCCTGCAATGAGTCATCAATCTCAGCCCATTTCTGCACATTCTTTGCCAATGCCACAGCAGCCTAAAGGACATCTTGCTCCCCAAGTGGCTCTTGCATCTCTTCCACAATCATCACAACTTCCAAACATACCTCCTCCTTCACTTCATTCATTGTCACAACCTCTTCATCCTCCTCAAATGCCGACTGCTTCCAGTCAGTTACAACAACCATTGCAGTCACCTGGATTTCCCCATATACCTATGCAACAACCACTGGCACCGCAGATTAGACCACCATCTGCAGTGCCAACCTTCCATCCCCAATATCCCCCACAAATGGGTGCAAACTTAGGTTTTCAACATGCTGGTGCATCTCACAACCTTTCACAGTCCTTGTTTCAT CCAGGTTCAAAACCCCCTGCTAGTGTTGGATCTGCTTTCCCACAGGGGCAGACACAACTTCCAAGTCAAAAATCATCTCAGCCACCTTATCAG gtTGGGAATATGCCTTTAGGGCCTGATTTTGGCAATCAAGCTGGAAATGCTATGCAAGTAGACAGAGGGTCTTCTATGATACCTGGTCCGTCAGATAACCTTGCACATCTTTCTGGTCCTCCTGGACCTCCATATGGAGTTTCTGGTCCGATGGGTGCTGCTAATCAAGCTCTTCGACCTCCTGCG TTGACACCAGAGATGGAGAAAGCTCTGCTTCAACAGGTCATGAGCCTCACACCAGAGCAGATAAATCTCCTGCCTCCAGAGCAGAGAAATCAAGTGCTGCAGCTACAGCAGATGTTGCGTCATTGA